In Pseudomonadota bacterium, a single genomic region encodes these proteins:
- the amrB gene encoding AmmeMemoRadiSam system protein B gives MFSFYLEPFYVINIVMDYPRIRYIEALPIRQEGREMILLRDTEGIMENSLVVSKDALFLLSLMDGTRSLRDIQAEYMRTLGNLIYIEHIQNFMETLDAHYLLFNDNFKNHLMQLREEYGNEPVRKACLAGKSYASNKIEFLAFLDEMFKKIGESSVNITGILAPHIDYARGMEVYQETYRYLKNTDKTLIIILGTCHHHMEKIWSISAKDFSTPLDVIPGSRDLIRRIKENTILRQYIDEWPHRNEHSIELQLPLLQFVMQKDIEILPILTGSMHEYIAGEKDLPDQEIEDIIGNFKDMLAQHGKPYIIISGADLAHIGAQFGDTFPLNSFTLSESKSKDEEILEDIKNIDADTFIKTIQNEKDRRRICGLTPIYFQLRLLNDSLCRIVSYKQWTDGQSSVSFAGGIFYR, from the coding sequence ACCCTTTTATGTTATAAACATTGTCATGGATTACCCCAGGATACGGTATATTGAGGCATTACCCATAAGACAGGAAGGCAGGGAAATGATATTGCTCAGGGACACTGAGGGGATCATGGAAAACTCTCTTGTTGTGTCGAAGGACGCTTTGTTTCTTCTTTCTTTAATGGACGGGACAAGGTCATTAAGAGATATTCAGGCAGAATACATGAGGACACTCGGAAACCTCATTTATATTGAACATATCCAGAATTTTATGGAAACATTGGATGCACATTATCTTTTATTCAACGACAACTTCAAAAACCACCTCATGCAGTTAAGGGAAGAATATGGAAATGAACCCGTAAGAAAGGCATGCCTGGCGGGTAAGAGTTATGCATCAAATAAGATTGAATTTCTTGCGTTTCTCGATGAAATGTTCAAGAAAATAGGGGAGTCGTCAGTCAATATAACCGGCATCCTCGCCCCCCATATTGATTACGCAAGGGGAATGGAAGTGTATCAGGAAACTTACCGGTATTTAAAAAATACGGATAAGACCCTCATAATCATACTGGGCACCTGTCACCACCACATGGAAAAAATATGGAGCATATCAGCTAAAGATTTTTCAACACCTCTCGATGTGATCCCCGGTTCAAGAGATTTGATCCGACGTATAAAAGAAAATACAATCCTGCGACAATACATTGATGAATGGCCCCACAGAAATGAGCACTCCATAGAATTACAGTTGCCTCTCCTGCAATTTGTTATGCAGAAAGACATTGAGATTCTCCCTATCCTTACAGGTTCAATGCACGAATATATTGCCGGCGAAAAAGATTTACCGGATCAGGAAATAGAAGATATTATCGGGAATTTTAAAGATATGCTTGCTCAGCATGGAAAACCTTATATTATCATATCAGGCGCTGATCTTGCACATATTGGCGCCCAGTTTGGCGATACGTTTCCACTCAATTCATTCACACTCAGCGAATCGAAGTCAAAAGACGAAGAAATCCTTGAAGACATAAAAAACATTGATGCTGATACCTTTATCAAAACGATACAAAATGAGAAGGACAGGAGAAGGATATGCGGCTTAACGCCCATTTATTTCCAGCTAAGACTGCTGAATGACTCCCTTTGCCGGATTGTAAGTTATAAACAGTGGACTGATGGCCAATCATCAGTAAGCTTTGCAGGGGGGATTTTTTACAGATAG
- a CDS encoding NAD(P)H-dependent oxidoreductase subunit E: MPEVIEVIFEKYQRKPDQLIPILQNVQREFGYITPESVKHISRYLRISENQIFGVSSFYAQFRFTAPGRHSVRVCLGTACHVRGGATLLEMLERELEIVCGETTPDRRFDLERVACLGCCALSPVVQIDADIYSRMTVNKLSELLKQYE, encoded by the coding sequence ATGCCCGAAGTTATTGAAGTGATCTTCGAGAAGTATCAACGTAAGCCGGATCAACTCATACCGATTCTTCAGAATGTTCAGAGGGAATTTGGCTACATCACTCCTGAATCAGTAAAACACATCTCCAGATACCTCCGTATTTCTGAAAACCAGATTTTTGGTGTCTCCTCCTTTTATGCCCAGTTTCGTTTCACTGCTCCGGGGCGCCATTCCGTAAGGGTATGTCTCGGAACAGCCTGTCATGTGAGAGGGGGTGCCACTTTGCTTGAAATGCTGGAGCGTGAATTGGAGATCGTTTGCGGGGAAACCACCCCGGACAGACGTTTCGACCTGGAGCGGGTTGCATGTCTTGGATGCTGCGCATTATCTCCTGTTGTTCAAATTGATGCCGATATATACAGCAGAATGACCGTAAACAAATTATCGGAGCTATTAAAACAATATGAATAA
- a CDS encoding NADH-quinone oxidoreductase subunit NuoF — MNKLKKKITSAKKKWEGIENNKEPIVYIGAASCGRAAGALELISETEKFIKENNISARVIQVGCIGPCYLEPLVDIKMPGQPRVSYSNVNVRTLNNILKSQLLEGVPFTKAAIGNFGSSAFNGIPPFYELPMLKPQVRIVLRNCGLIDPEDIDQYLAMEGYQGLMNALEMSPEDVIGVVRQAGIRGRGGAGFPTFKKWTVCRNTPGEQKYLICNADEGDPGAFMNRSLIESDTHAVLEGMMIAGYAIGASKGIVYIRAEYPLAIERLKTAIKQMKEYGLLGKNILGSTFNFDITIKEGAGAFVCGEETALIASIEGKRGMPRSRPPFPAISGLFGCPTIINNVETLGTLPNILRNGAEWYNRFGKEGNRGTKTFSLVGKIRRTGLIEVQLGTTLREIIFDIGGGVQKPFKAIQTGGPSGGCLSEEFLDLAVDYESLASAGSIMGSGGLIIMDEDTCVVDVAKYFLDFTQKESCGKCIPCRVGTRHMVEILERITHGEGVPEDLLTLRTLGDTIKKGSLCGLGQTAPNPVLTTLRYFRNEYLEHIKDGLCRAVVCKDLIEYRVIKEKCTGCQSCVKACPTGAISGPRSEPHNLDKTKCIKCRSCYEICRFEAIAGDAIVIRTAEKRS; from the coding sequence ATGAATAAACTAAAAAAGAAAATCACATCGGCAAAGAAGAAATGGGAAGGGATAGAGAACAATAAAGAGCCCATCGTCTATATTGGCGCTGCATCCTGCGGGAGGGCTGCCGGGGCGCTTGAGCTGATATCGGAGACTGAAAAGTTCATAAAAGAAAATAACATTTCTGCAAGGGTGATTCAGGTCGGGTGTATAGGCCCCTGCTACCTCGAGCCCCTTGTGGATATCAAGATGCCGGGACAACCGAGGGTGAGCTACTCCAACGTGAATGTCAGAACGCTCAATAACATCTTGAAATCTCAATTGCTCGAAGGGGTTCCCTTTACAAAGGCCGCTATTGGTAATTTCGGGAGCAGCGCCTTCAACGGTATACCTCCCTTTTATGAACTCCCCATGTTGAAACCCCAGGTGAGGATCGTACTCAGAAACTGCGGTCTTATTGACCCTGAGGATATTGACCAGTATCTTGCCATGGAAGGCTATCAGGGTTTGATGAATGCCTTAGAGATGTCCCCTGAGGATGTTATAGGTGTTGTCCGCCAGGCTGGCATCCGGGGCAGGGGAGGCGCAGGATTCCCGACCTTTAAAAAATGGACTGTCTGCAGGAATACACCCGGTGAGCAAAAATATCTGATCTGCAATGCCGACGAAGGCGACCCCGGTGCGTTCATGAACAGGTCACTCATCGAGTCTGACACCCATGCGGTGCTTGAAGGCATGATGATTGCCGGATATGCCATAGGGGCAAGCAAAGGCATTGTCTATATCAGGGCCGAATATCCCCTTGCTATAGAGAGATTGAAGACTGCCATAAAACAGATGAAGGAATACGGACTCCTCGGAAAAAATATTCTCGGGTCAACATTCAATTTTGATATAACGATAAAAGAGGGGGCAGGCGCCTTTGTATGTGGCGAAGAGACAGCCCTTATCGCATCCATTGAAGGCAAGAGGGGTATGCCCCGTTCACGTCCGCCGTTTCCGGCTATATCGGGTCTTTTCGGATGCCCCACAATCATCAACAATGTGGAAACGCTCGGAACGCTCCCCAACATCCTGCGGAACGGCGCCGAGTGGTACAACAGATTCGGCAAGGAAGGAAACAGGGGGACCAAGACATTCTCATTAGTCGGAAAGATACGCCGCACTGGTCTTATTGAAGTCCAGCTCGGCACAACGTTGAGGGAGATCATATTTGATATCGGCGGAGGTGTGCAGAAACCTTTTAAGGCGATACAGACAGGAGGGCCCTCCGGCGGATGCCTGTCTGAAGAATTCCTCGACCTTGCCGTAGACTATGAATCGCTTGCATCGGCAGGCTCGATTATGGGTTCCGGCGGCCTCATCATCATGGACGAAGATACCTGTGTCGTTGATGTAGCGAAATATTTCCTCGATTTTACACAGAAGGAATCATGCGGCAAATGCATACCGTGCCGTGTGGGAACGAGGCATATGGTGGAGATATTGGAGAGGATAACCCACGGTGAAGGTGTTCCTGAAGACCTGCTAACATTAAGGACACTGGGCGACACGATCAAAAAAGGTTCGCTCTGCGGCCTTGGTCAGACAGCCCCTAATCCGGTTCTTACGACGCTCAGGTATTTCAGGAATGAATATCTGGAACACATCAAGGATGGCCTATGCAGGGCTGTTGTCTGTAAAGACCTTATCGAGTACCGTGTGATAAAAGAGAAATGCACAGGGTGTCAATCCTGTGTGAAGGCTTGTCCCACAGGGGCAATATCGGGACCGAGATCAGAACCGCACAATCTTGATAAGACAAAATGTATCAAGTGCCGTTCCTGCTATGAAATCTGCCGTTTTGAAGCCATTGCCGGCGATGCTATCGTTATTAGGACTGCGGAGAAGAGATCATGA